A DNA window from Jaculus jaculus isolate mJacJac1 chromosome 1, mJacJac1.mat.Y.cur, whole genome shotgun sequence contains the following coding sequences:
- the Tmem134 gene encoding transmembrane protein 134 isoform X6, whose product MSAARPQFSIDDAFELTLEDAGPGPEASGVSRFGPLHFERRARFEVADEDKQSQLRYQNLENDEDGVQASPESDGRVNTRSGPARSGPSAPSAAPPSTPTPAAGVSSAIFFVPGFLLLVPGVYHVIFIYCAVKGHRGFQFFYLPYFEK is encoded by the exons ATGAGCGCCGCCCGGCCCCAGTTCAGCATCGATGACGCCTTCGAGCTGACCCTGGAGGACGCGGGGCCGGGGCCGGAGGCCAGCGGGGTCTCCCGTTTCGGGCCTCTGCACTTTGAGCGCCGGGCCCGCTTCGAGGTGGCTGACGAGGACAAGCAGTCCCAGCTGAGATACCAG AACCTGGAGAACGATGAGGACGGAGTCCAGGCTTCTCCAGAGTCTGATGGGAGAGTCAACACCAGGTCAGGGCCAG CTCGCAGTGGTCCTTCAGCACCATCAGCAGCACCGCCCAGCACTCCTACACCTGCTGCag GTGTCTCCAGCGCCATCTTCTTCGTgccaggcttcctgctcctggTCCCCGGAG TGTACCACGTGATCTTCATCTACTGCGCTGTCAAGGGCCACCGAGGCTTCCAGTTCTTCTATTTGCCTTACTTTGAGAAGTGA
- the Tmem134 gene encoding transmembrane protein 134 isoform X3 has translation MSAARPQFSIDDAFELTLEDAGPGPEASGVSRFGPLHFERRARFEVADEDKQSQLRYQNLENDEDGVQASPESDGRVNTSSQWSFSTISSTAQHSYTCCSWTKHPLIQKNRRVVLASFLLLLLGLVLILVGVGLEVAPSPGVSSAIFFVPGFLLLVPGGPPRLPVLLFALL, from the exons ATGAGCGCCGCCCGGCCCCAGTTCAGCATCGATGACGCCTTCGAGCTGACCCTGGAGGACGCGGGGCCGGGGCCGGAGGCCAGCGGGGTCTCCCGTTTCGGGCCTCTGCACTTTGAGCGCCGGGCCCGCTTCGAGGTGGCTGACGAGGACAAGCAGTCCCAGCTGAGATACCAG AACCTGGAGAACGATGAGGACGGAGTCCAGGCTTCTCCAGAGTCTGATGGGAGAGTCAACACCAG CTCGCAGTGGTCCTTCAGCACCATCAGCAGCACCGCCCAGCACTCCTACACCTGCTGCag CTGGACCAAACACCCTTTGATTCAGAAGAACCGCCGGGTAGTGCTGGCCTCCTTTCTACTCCTGCTGCTGGGGCTGG TGCTGATCCTGGTCGGCGTGGGACTGGAGGTGGCTCCCTCTCCAG GTGTCTCCAGCGCCATCTTCTTCGTgccaggcttcctgctcctggTCCCCGGAG GGCCACCGAGGCTTCCAGTTCTTCTATTTGCCTTACTTTGA
- the Tmem134 gene encoding transmembrane protein 134 isoform X4 gives MSAARPQFSIDDAFELTLEDAGPGPEASGVSRFGPLHFERRARFEVADEDKQSQLRYQNLENDEDGVQASPESDGRVNTSSQWSFSTISSTAQHSYTCCSWTKHPLIQKNRRVVLASFLLLLLGLGVSSAIFFVPGFLLLVPGVYHVIFIYCAVKGHRGFQFFYLPYFEK, from the exons ATGAGCGCCGCCCGGCCCCAGTTCAGCATCGATGACGCCTTCGAGCTGACCCTGGAGGACGCGGGGCCGGGGCCGGAGGCCAGCGGGGTCTCCCGTTTCGGGCCTCTGCACTTTGAGCGCCGGGCCCGCTTCGAGGTGGCTGACGAGGACAAGCAGTCCCAGCTGAGATACCAG AACCTGGAGAACGATGAGGACGGAGTCCAGGCTTCTCCAGAGTCTGATGGGAGAGTCAACACCAG CTCGCAGTGGTCCTTCAGCACCATCAGCAGCACCGCCCAGCACTCCTACACCTGCTGCag CTGGACCAAACACCCTTTGATTCAGAAGAACCGCCGGGTAGTGCTGGCCTCCTTTCTACTCCTGCTGCTGGGGCTGG GTGTCTCCAGCGCCATCTTCTTCGTgccaggcttcctgctcctggTCCCCGGAG TGTACCACGTGATCTTCATCTACTGCGCTGTCAAGGGCCACCGAGGCTTCCAGTTCTTCTATTTGCCTTACTTTGAGAAGTGA
- the Tmem134 gene encoding transmembrane protein 134 isoform X5, with protein MSAARPQFSIDDAFELTLEDAGPGPEASGVSRFGPLHFERRARFEVADEDKQSQLRYQNLENDEDGVQASPESDGRVNTSSQWSFSTISSTAQHSYTCCSWTKHPLIQKNRRVVLASFLLLLLGLGVSSAIFFVPGFLLLVPGGPPRLPVLLFALL; from the exons ATGAGCGCCGCCCGGCCCCAGTTCAGCATCGATGACGCCTTCGAGCTGACCCTGGAGGACGCGGGGCCGGGGCCGGAGGCCAGCGGGGTCTCCCGTTTCGGGCCTCTGCACTTTGAGCGCCGGGCCCGCTTCGAGGTGGCTGACGAGGACAAGCAGTCCCAGCTGAGATACCAG AACCTGGAGAACGATGAGGACGGAGTCCAGGCTTCTCCAGAGTCTGATGGGAGAGTCAACACCAG CTCGCAGTGGTCCTTCAGCACCATCAGCAGCACCGCCCAGCACTCCTACACCTGCTGCag CTGGACCAAACACCCTTTGATTCAGAAGAACCGCCGGGTAGTGCTGGCCTCCTTTCTACTCCTGCTGCTGGGGCTGG GTGTCTCCAGCGCCATCTTCTTCGTgccaggcttcctgctcctggTCCCCGGAG GGCCACCGAGGCTTCCAGTTCTTCTATTTGCCTTACTTTGA
- the Tmem134 gene encoding transmembrane protein 134 isoform X1, with product MSAARPQFSIDDAFELTLEDAGPGPEASGVSRFGPLHFERRARFEVADEDKQSQLRYQNLENDEDGVQASPESDGRVNTSSQWSFSTISSTAQHSYTCCRCLQRHLLRARLPAPGPRRATEASSSSICLTLRSELWLSSDTGDPRSLATTPHPWGALLTCAWLHSLTSQEKALPGVTPSPIRNFAQKDWGMQD from the exons ATGAGCGCCGCCCGGCCCCAGTTCAGCATCGATGACGCCTTCGAGCTGACCCTGGAGGACGCGGGGCCGGGGCCGGAGGCCAGCGGGGTCTCCCGTTTCGGGCCTCTGCACTTTGAGCGCCGGGCCCGCTTCGAGGTGGCTGACGAGGACAAGCAGTCCCAGCTGAGATACCAG AACCTGGAGAACGATGAGGACGGAGTCCAGGCTTCTCCAGAGTCTGATGGGAGAGTCAACACCAG CTCGCAGTGGTCCTTCAGCACCATCAGCAGCACCGCCCAGCACTCCTACACCTGCTGCag GTGTCTCCAGCGCCATCTTCTTCGTgccaggcttcctgctcctggTCCCCGGAG GGCCACCGAGGCTTCCAGTTCTTCTATTTGCCTTACTTTGAGAAGTGAGCTGTGGCTGAGCAGCGATACTGGTGATCCAAGGTCCCTGGCCACCACCCCACATCCATGGGGTGCTCTCCTGACCTGTGCCTGGCTCCACTCCCTCACCTCACAGGAAAAGGCCCTCCCAGGGGTAACCCCCAGCCCCATCAGGAATTTTGCTCAAAAAGATTGGGGCATGCAGGACTGA
- the Tmem134 gene encoding transmembrane protein 134 isoform X2: MSAARPQFSIDDAFELTLEDAGPGPEASGVSRFGPLHFERRARFEVADEDKQSQLRYQNLENDEDGVQASPESDGRVNTSSQWSFSTISSTAQHSYTCCSWTKHPLIQKNRRVVLASFLLLLLGLVLILVGVGLEVAPSPGVSSAIFFVPGFLLLVPGVYHVIFIYCAVKGHRGFQFFYLPYFEK; encoded by the exons ATGAGCGCCGCCCGGCCCCAGTTCAGCATCGATGACGCCTTCGAGCTGACCCTGGAGGACGCGGGGCCGGGGCCGGAGGCCAGCGGGGTCTCCCGTTTCGGGCCTCTGCACTTTGAGCGCCGGGCCCGCTTCGAGGTGGCTGACGAGGACAAGCAGTCCCAGCTGAGATACCAG AACCTGGAGAACGATGAGGACGGAGTCCAGGCTTCTCCAGAGTCTGATGGGAGAGTCAACACCAG CTCGCAGTGGTCCTTCAGCACCATCAGCAGCACCGCCCAGCACTCCTACACCTGCTGCag CTGGACCAAACACCCTTTGATTCAGAAGAACCGCCGGGTAGTGCTGGCCTCCTTTCTACTCCTGCTGCTGGGGCTGG TGCTGATCCTGGTCGGCGTGGGACTGGAGGTGGCTCCCTCTCCAG GTGTCTCCAGCGCCATCTTCTTCGTgccaggcttcctgctcctggTCCCCGGAG TGTACCACGTGATCTTCATCTACTGCGCTGTCAAGGGCCACCGAGGCTTCCAGTTCTTCTATTTGCCTTACTTTGAGAAGTGA
- the Cabp4 gene encoding calcium-binding protein 4, with product MATEHSPHPDSSPQKPPEPPGSVAEGSLLTRKSSKREKRRSRKGSSGEQTPGLGSKDPGNSKNPSKTEEGQEGPPPASHATGSHRHSHRHRTDPQQDAAQRTYGPLLNRIFGKDRELGPEELDELQVAFEEFDTDQDGYIGYRELGDCMRTLGYMPTEMELLEVSQHVKMRMGGFVDFEEFVELIGPKLREETAHMLGIRELRIAFREFDRDRDGRITVAELRHAAPALLGEPLEGTELDEMLRGIDLNGDGTIDFDEFVMMLSIH from the exons ATGGCCACAGAGCATAGCCCACACCCAGACTCCAGCCCCCAGAAGCCCCCTGAGCCTCCTGGGAGTGTTGCTGAGGGATCCCTCTTGACCAGAAAGAGCAGTAAGAGGGAGAAACGCAGATCCCGGAAGGGGAGTTCTGGGGAGCAGACCCCTGGCCTGGGCTCCAAGGACCCAGGAAACAGCAAGAACCCCTCAAAAACCGAAGAGGGCCAGGAAGGGCCACCCCCAGCATCCCACGCAACAGGCTCCCATCGACACTCCCACCGGCATCGGACTGATCCCCAGCAGGATGCTGCCCAGCGGACGTATGGGCCCCTGCTCAACCGCATCTTTGGGAAG GATCGTGaactgggtcctgaggagttggaCG AGCTTCAGGTTGCCTTTGAAGAGTTTGACACTGACCAGGATGGCTATATTGGCTACCGGGAGCTGGGTGACTGCATGCGGACACTAGGCTATATGCCCACTGAGATGGAACTCCTGGAGGTCTCGCAGCACGTGAAGATGCGCA TGGGTGGCTTCGTGGATTTTGAGGAGTTCGTGGAGCTGATAGGACCGAAGCTGAGGGAGGAGACGGCGCACATGTTGGGCATACGAGAGCTTCGTATTGCCTTCCGAGAG TTTGACAGGGACAGGGATGGACGAATCACAGTAGCGGAGCTGCGGCACGCAGCACCAGCTCTGCTGGGGGAGCCACTGGAGGGGACTGAGCTGGATGAGATGCTACGAGGTATAGACCTCAATGGGGATGGCACCATAGACTTTGATG AGTTTGTGATGATGTTGTCTATCCACTGA
- the Gpr152 gene encoding probable G-protein coupled receptor 152, whose amino-acid sequence MDTAMKANLGTAGHSPRTELDDEDYYPQSNWDTVFLVTLMLLGLPANGLMAWLAGSQARHGAGTRLALLLLSLALSDFLFLAAAAFQILEIQQGGHWPLGTAACRFYYFLWGVSYSSGLFLLAALSLDRCLLALCPRWYPGRRPTRLPLWVCAGVWVLATLFSVPWLVFPEAAAWWYDLVICLDFWDTEELPLRMLEILGGFLPFLLLLVCHVLTQAAACRTCRSHEPQPTACHGFARVAKTILSAYVVLRLPYQLAQLLYLAFLWDIYPGYLLWEALVYSDYLILLNSCLSPFLCLAASADLQALMRTILSSFAAALCEERPSTFAPAEPQTQVASEGSTLPGPIAEAQPQMDSVAQPQVNSPAQPQMDSAAQPQVNSPAQPQLDSVAQPQVNSPAQPQMDSVAQPQSSDTTQTPVCENRSAPSPGEEASSGPSSDSSPGLSENPATPAAPEGEHLNSVLPEEAPSASPT is encoded by the exons ATGGACACTGCCATGAAAGCCAACCTGGGTACTGCAGGTCATAGTCCGCGCACAGAGCTGGATGACGAGGACTACTACCCCCAGAGCAATTGGGACACAGTCTTCCTGGTGACCCTGATGCTCCTGGGGCTGCCAGCCAACGGGCTGATGGCATGGCTGGCTGGCTCACAGGCCCGGCATGGGGCCGGCACGAGGCTGGCCCTGCTCCTTCTCAGTTTGGCTCTTTCTGATTTCTTATTCCTGGCTGCGGCTGCCTTCCAGATCCTGGAGATCCAGCAAGGAGGCCACTGGCCACTGGGCACTGCGGCCTGTCGTTTCTACTACTTCCTGTGGGGCGTGTCCTATTCCTCTGGTCTCTTCCTGCTGGCGGCCCTCAGCCTGGACCGCTGCCTGCTGGCACTGTGCCCACGCTGGTACCCAGGACGCCGTCCTACTCGCCTGCCCCTCTGGGTTTGTGCCGGGGTCTGGGTGCTGGCCACGCTCTTCAGTGTACCCTGGCTGGTCTTCCCTGAGGCTGCCGCGTGGTGGTACGACCTGGTCATCTGCCTAGACTTCTGGGACACCGAGGAGCTGCCCCTGAGGATGCTGGAGATCCTAGGGGGTTTCCTGCCCTTCCTCCTGCTGCTGGTCTGTCATGTGCTCACACAAGCTGCTGCCTGCCGGACCTGCCGCAGCCACGAGCCCCAGCCCACTGCCTGCCATGGCTTTGCCCGTGTGGCCAAGACCATTCTTTCTGCCTACGTGGTCCTTCGGCTGCCCTACCAGCTGGCACAGCTGCTCTATCTGGCCTTCCTCTGGGATATCTACCCTGGCTACCTGCTCTGGGAGGCCCTGGTTTACTCCGACTACCTGATCCTGCTCAATAGCTGCCTGAGTCCCTTCCTCTGCCTGGCAGCCAGTGCTGACCTCCAGGCCCTGATGCGAACCATCCTCTCCTCCTTTGCAGCTGCTCTCTGTGAGGAGCGGCCTAGTACCTTCGCACCGGCTGAACCACAGACCCAAGTGGCCTCTGAGGGCTCCACTCTGCCAGGGCCAATAGCTGAGGCCCAGCCTCAG ATGGATTCTGTGGCTCAGCCTCAGGTGAActccccagcccagccacagATGGATTCTGCGGCTCAGCCTCAGGTGAActccccagcccagccacagTTGGATTCTGTGGCTCAGCCTCAGGTGAActccccagcccagccacagATGGATTCTGTGGCTCAGCCTCAG TCAAGTGACACAACCCAGACTCCTGTCTGTGAGAACAGGTCAGCCCCCAGCCCTGGTGAGGAAGCTTCCTCCGGCCCATCCTCAGATTCCAGCCCTGGACTATCTGAGAACCCAGCCACACCAGCTGCTCCTGAGGGAGAACACCTCAACAGTGTCTTGCCAGAGGAGGCCCCCAGTGCAAGCCCCACGTGA